The window CCGGATCGCCGGCCTGCGGAAAAATCACCGCCCACGGAACAGTCGCCGGACGTCCCCACAGTTCTCCGTTAATGAAATTTGCAATGCGCCCGAAAAAAAGTCCGATCGGGGCGGCAAAAGCCAGTCCGTCGGTGATGTTGAGAAACGGCGCCCGATATTTTTTTGCATACCACAGAGCAACCAGCAGTACGCCGAGCATTCCGCCGTGACTCGCCATTCCGCCTTCCCAGACGCGCAGCAGAAACAGCGGGTCGGCAAGCAATTCATCCAGCGCATACAGCAGCACATAGCCGAGCCGGCCGCCGAGGAAAACGCCGAAGATGGCGATGCTGACGATGAAGCTGCCGATCTCTTTTTCCGGCACAGCGAATTCGCCGCGCTTTGAAAGATGACGCAAAATCAGCCAGCCGCCGATAAACCCGAGCAGATAGGCGAGCCCGTACCAGCGCAATGCCATCGGTCCCCAGATGTGAAAAATAACCGGATCAAGATTGTGAACCCAATAATTCATGTAGTTGCAGATTTATTTGTGTTTGATTTTTTAAATTTAAATATTGTTTCGTACTGCGAATTTCGAGCTGCGAATTTTAATTAGAACCGCGCCAGTGCAGTTTACGGCTGAGCACATCAAAATAATCATAATCCGGCAGATGCAGAAATGTCACCGGTGATTCGCTTTTTACAATTTTTACCGCGTCGCCTTCGTCCAGTTCGGCCACATCCTGTCCGTCGGCGGCAAACAGAAGTTTTTTGTGTGAGTGCTGAATGCGGATTTCAATTTCGCTGCTGTCCGGCAGGATGATCGGACGGTTGCTGAGCGTGTGCGGACAGATGACGCTGATGCCGAAAACGCCGGCACACGGCTGAATGATCGGACCGCCGGCGGCGAGGGCGTGCCCGGTACTGCCGGTCGGCGTCGAAACAATCATGCCGTCGCAGGTGAAAACAGAAACCGGCCTGCCGTTAATCAGCAGTTCAAGGTTTACCACCTGCGATGACCCGCCGAAACCGAGTACCGCATCGTTCAGAATCCGGTATCCGGCGGAACATGTTCCATTCTGATAAACGGAGCAGTGCGCGACAATCCGGCGGTCTGTTTCAAAATTTCCGGCAGCGGCGGCTTCCAGTGCGGTTTCGATTTCATCTTCACCGACGCCGGTAAGAAAGCCGAGACTGCCGAGATTTATACCGAAAACCGGAACGCCGGCACCGTTCAGAATTTTTGCACCGAACAGCACCGTACCGTCGCCGCCGAGCGCAAACAGCACATCAACGGTTCCAGCGAACTGATCGAATTCAATCACTGCGGCCGCCGGCAGGTAAGCGGCCGTTTGTTGGTCGGCATAAAGCTCAAGATCCAGCTCCGCCGCTTTCCGGCTGAGCCGTTCAAACACGTCGGCGGCGCGCGGGCGTTTCGGATTCGCTATAATACCGATTTTTTTCATAAAATTTTAAGTCAAACGTCTCAAAGTCGCAGGTCGAAAATCAGTTGTATTAAACCCTATAGACCCGAGACTTTTGACATTTAGACTTTCGACCGTTAGACTTTGACCATTTCCCATTTCCGGCACAAGCACTTATTTTACAGGAGAAGCAAAACTGCATCTGTGTTCTTGTCGTACCACAGGGATCATGTTTAACTTTCTAACTATGTTAGCAAAACGGATTATTCCCTGTTTGGACGTGGCCGGCGGTCGTGTGGTAAAAGGCATCAACTTTGTGCAGCTCCGTGACGCCGGCGATCCGGTTGAATGCGCGAAGGCATATCAGGAGCAGGGCGCCGATGAATTAACACTGCTTGACATCGCCGCAACGAACGACGGGCGCGATACAATGGCTGATATTGTCCGGCGTGTTGCCGAACAGATTTTTATGCCGCTGACGGTCGGCGGCGGCATCCGTACCACGGCCGATGTACGCCGGTTGTTGAACGCCGGTGCCGATAAAGTTTCGTTTAATTCGGCGGCGGTGAATCATCCTGAAATTTTAAACCGGTGTTCTGAACAGTTCGGCAGTCAGTGCACCGTGCTGGCGATCGACGCGCGCCGGAATGAACACGGCTCATGGACGGTGTATACACACGGTGGACGCACGCCGGTTGATCTTGATGTCATCGTCTGGGCGCAGGAAGGAGTCGCGCGCGGCGCCGGCGAAATCCTGTTAACCAGTATGGACGCTGATGGAACGAAAAACGGATACGACCTGAAACTTACGCGCGCGGTTGCCGAAGCAGTCGGTGTGCCGGTCATTGCCTCCGGCGGCGCCGGAACGTTACAGCACATGGTCGACGCCGTCACCGAAGGTAAAGCCGACGCCGTACTCGCCGCCTCCATTTTTCATTTCGGTGAATTCACCATTCGCGAAACCAAAGAATATATGCGCTCCAAAGGCGTCGTTGTGCGCTTGTAACGAAGAGTTGGAATATAGTTTTCTTTTTTATCTTTTTTTGGATGCATGAGGAAAGTGGAGTTCGGGAGTAATGCTGTCGGTTGGCACATTGAATGTTGCTGTGTGATGAGGACGAGAAAATGAGCAGAGAGATTGAAGAGGGTTTGAAGCTGGAGCTGGACTGGAATAAGCTGGAAAAAGCAGTGGCGGGAACAAAGGGAATTATTCCGGTGGCGGTGCAGCATGCGGACACAAAAGAAGTAATTCTGATTGCGTACATTAATCAGCTGGCATTCGAAGAATCGCTGAAACGCCGGATGCTGGTGCTGTGGAGTTCGTCGCGCCAGGAGCTTTGGATTAAAGGGCTGACCTCCGGCGAAACGTTTGAACTGCTGGAAGCGCGCGTGAATTGCGAACAGAATTCGCTGCTGTTTATTGTGCGACCGAATCGAGGCAATATCTGTCATACAAAAAACAGATCCGGTGCGCCGCGCAACTGCTATTACCGCCGGATTAATTTCGATACACTCGAACTCGAAAATATTGATCCATAATTTAAAACCCCGGAAGACACGGAATATGCCGAACCGGATTTTGTGTTTTCAGTGTATTCCGTGGTTCAAAGAATCACCGCCGGCATTTTTATGAACAAATCTGCGTTATTGCGTGCTGTGGTTGCTGAACTCGAACACGATCTGATTCGTCAGCAGGAAGCCAATAAACAAGCCTCTGCCGGCGCGACGGATTCGGAAACGCGTGCCGAAACAAAGTGGGATACGTGCGGGCTGGAGTCGTCCTATATCGCGCGCGGTCACGCATTGCAGTTTAAGGCGCTGGCCGGTGCACTGGATGATTTACGGACGTTTGTGATTCCGGCGTTTAATGATTTTCCGATCGGCACCGGCGCGCTGGTTGAGGTTGAAATGAGCGGCGAGCGGATGGTTTGTTTTCTGCTGCCGTGCGCCGGTGGAACAGAAATCAGTTTTGCCGGCACGGCTGTTTCTGTGATTACGCCGGAATCGCCGATCGGTGCATCGCTGATGGGAAAACGGCAGGGAGAAATGTTTTCGTTCCGTGCCGGGATGACCGGCAAAATCTTATCAGTTCGTTAAACCGGATTCCGGCGGGTTTCCGGCGTTCTTTTTTTATTCCTTATTGGACAAGCGCCGCCGGTTTCCGTACTCTTTGCCCGATATGAGTTTGAAACAGGATGGCGGTTTTTGGGCAGGATTTATTGCGATTTCGGCGCTGCTGGCAGTGACGGGCTGTTCAACGCTGGCGCGGCCGCACACAGAAACCCGGCGCGGAAGTTATATTTATGTAAATCCGTTCAGCTATAAACCGGCGAATCCGGCGGAGCATTTGCGTTATGCCGAACAGCTTCGTGATGCAGGGAAGCTGCGCAAAGCGACCAAAGAATTTGAAATCATTGTTAAACGCTGGCCGGACAGCATGGAAGCGGCGGCGGCGCAGCGTGCACAGGCGGATACGCTGCATGAGCGCGGGAAAAATAAAAAAGCGTTTAAAGAGTATGAAGAACTGATCGCACAATATTATACCGGCATCAAAAATTATGACGGTGTACTCGAGCGGCAGTTTGATATCGCGCAGCACGAACAGGAACGCAAACGGATGCGCTGGCTGTTCGGCGGCTTCCGGGCGCCGGAGCGTGCGGTGCCGTTTTATGAATCAATTTTAAAAAATGCGCCGCAGTGGGATCGTGCACCGGAGGTGCAATACCGGATCGGTCAGGCATATCAGCGCAACGAAGAGTATGAA is drawn from Kiritimatiellales bacterium and contains these coding sequences:
- the lgt gene encoding prolipoprotein diacylglyceryl transferase, translated to MNYWVHNLDPVIFHIWGPMALRWYGLAYLLGFIGGWLILRHLSKRGEFAVPEKEIGSFIVSIAIFGVFLGGRLGYVLLYALDELLADPLFLLRVWEGGMASHGGMLGVLLVALWYAKKYRAPFLNITDGLAFAAPIGLFFGRIANFINGELWGRPATVPWAVIFPQAGDPVPVPRHPSQLYEACGEGLFLFITLALIRKTARGRCSGAASAMFLILYAVARITAEFFREPDSTVYFGWLTKGQLYSAIMILIAAGVILKQKLFHRNHGIME
- a CDS encoding NAD(+)/NADH kinase — translated: MKKIGIIANPKRPRAADVFERLSRKAAELDLELYADQQTAAYLPAAAVIEFDQFAGTVDVLFALGGDGTVLFGAKILNGAGVPVFGINLGSLGFLTGVGEDEIETALEAAAAGNFETDRRIVAHCSVYQNGTCSAGYRILNDAVLGFGGSSQVVNLELLINGRPVSVFTCDGMIVSTPTGSTGHALAAGGPIIQPCAGVFGISVICPHTLSNRPIILPDSSEIEIRIQHSHKKLLFAADGQDVAELDEGDAVKIVKSESPVTFLHLPDYDYFDVLSRKLHWRGSN
- the hisF gene encoding imidazole glycerol phosphate synthase subunit HisF, with protein sequence MLAKRIIPCLDVAGGRVVKGINFVQLRDAGDPVECAKAYQEQGADELTLLDIAATNDGRDTMADIVRRVAEQIFMPLTVGGGIRTTADVRRLLNAGADKVSFNSAAVNHPEILNRCSEQFGSQCTVLAIDARRNEHGSWTVYTHGGRTPVDLDVIVWAQEGVARGAGEILLTSMDADGTKNGYDLKLTRAVAEAVGVPVIASGGAGTLQHMVDAVTEGKADAVLAASIFHFGEFTIRETKEYMRSKGVVVRL
- a CDS encoding phosphoribosyl-AMP cyclohydrolase, translating into MSREIEEGLKLELDWNKLEKAVAGTKGIIPVAVQHADTKEVILIAYINQLAFEESLKRRMLVLWSSSRQELWIKGLTSGETFELLEARVNCEQNSLLFIVRPNRGNICHTKNRSGAPRNCYYRRINFDTLELENIDP